One Rhea pennata isolate bPtePen1 chromosome 15, bPtePen1.pri, whole genome shotgun sequence genomic window, TAAACTACACACAGCTGAACACAACAACAGCCAGCAGAGAGAGTTGGGAATGATCACGCAGACCCTAGAGCAAGCAGAACACAAACAAGCTCAATGGGCTGCATGTGGAAACAGGTCTTCTCTCACAAGTACCTAAAAAAACTCATCCCAATTTTATGCCTGTAATACTTGtgaattattttccttgcagaCCTAGTAAGTATTGGCTCCTTTTAGGTTCTATATTCAAAATTTGAATAAATCAATCATATCCAGTATAACCAAAACATTACTATGCAATTCATCAtacttttcctattttcttttgctctaaAATCTTCctctcaattaaaaataatcaaaactaaaacaaaaggaaaatactgatttaatgTAACTGTTCTGAAGCTAGTCTAACACATTTTAAGTGTTTGATCAATTTAGCATTGCTAAAGGAACAACCAACCTTTTAATTTAAGGTTTTTGTTGCCTTCAGAAATTAAGTGATAGGACAAAAAGATCTGCTGTAGATTCTACTGGCATATTGTTCTAAAAAAGTCTCATTACATAATTCAATTAGTTTATTAAACTACTTTTTAAGTCACAGCAAAATACCTGCAATAATTCTCTGTACTTCTCTGGATCTTCTTCCATAAGAGTTCTGATCTGATTATTATAGTGATCCGATATGCTCTCTTCCACTGCCACTGTGCAAGccattgcacttttttttccaagtaaagcACTTCCAGCCCCTATGATTGGGATACAATCATAAACAAACAATGAAACCCAAAGCAACCTGAATAATTTCTACATTCAAAGAGttcataaaacagtaaaaataataccaGCTCACCTAAAACAAAGCCTGCTACATTCCAGATAGGCAGTAAAACAGTAGGTCGAACTCTGTATGCAACCATTAGCTCATTAAATTTTTTCAGATGATCTTTTTCTTGATTCCACATTTGCTGAAGCAGAACCAAATCACATTAAAGCATAACACTAAgaaatctgacattttaaataaaactaacaaCAAATAGAGAAACGAAGTACGTTGCTCAGGTCACTCACACTAACTTTAGAGATGACTATTCATaatatacaaagaaaacaggaagaagggCAGATAAAAATAGTTACAAACAGGCAACAtaaaaatatctacaaatatCTGAGCCTTTGTCACAATGTTACAGTAATAGGCTATAGTTCCCTTAAGTAATACAATCATTCTTTATGAACACATATattcaaaactatttaaagAGATGCCTTGCTGTAAAAGCTTTACCGTCTCGTTCGACCATCACtaatcaaaagcaaagcaaaaaggaaacGCGGCAGCAGGTTTCAAGCCCGCTCACCTGTATAACCGGCCCCACCGCCGACCTGCCCAGCACGGCCATCTGCCCGGCGTAGATGCGGTTCGCCCCGTACTCCCCGGCGTGGTCCACGCGGATGATGCGCTCCACGACGGCCTTATTGATGCCGTCCGAGGCCACCCTCGTGCCGCTCGGCCCGGCCGAAGCGCCCCTCACGGGCGGGCGCCACCCGCCGCTGCGACCTGCCGGAGAGACACGCGTGAGGCGAGCTCGGCCGCGGGCGGGAGGGCCCCAGCGCGGGGCCACCTCtgagggcggcgcggccgggcgcggagccgcccctgagcccgagcccgagcccgtACCGGCGCCGCCGCAGAGCGGCCGGCACCACCCCAGCGGCCGCCGCAGaaccggcgccgccgccgccgccatcccGCTGACCCCGCCGCCTCCTCAGAAGCGTCGCGCGGCCGCAACGTCATCATCAAGAGCCGGCCGGGGGCCGGCGCTCAGCCCTCGTCCCGCCCCATCGCGCCTCCGATTGGCTGCCCGGCGCTCGCCCGCGGCTCCGCACTGGGCAGCGGAGCGGTCAGTCAGGGCCGGCGTTCCCCGGCTGCCATGGGAACGGGCGGCCCGCAGCTCCGGTGCGGGGGGCGCGAAGGCCGCTGGGGCCCCGCGGCGGAGGAAGAGCGGGGtcggcgccgggctgcggctCGCCCCGGCTTAACCTAACACCCGTGACACCCCGTATGCTTTCAGCACGTCGGCTGACTTTCACTGTTCAATAAACGACCGTTTACAAAAGCAGTGGAAACATGATTATAAAAATTGAGTCATTTATTGCATGTCACTttcctgaaaaagaagagaaaaaaaatgcaaaacattctGTAAAAAGAATACATGTTCTCACACGTTAACTGTTCTACAACATTCACGTAATGTAAACACAGATTTTCTGTAGAGAATTCTGGTTAACATAATCACAATcttcaaataaaggaaaaaaaaaatcagcaggccacttaaaaatactgttctctCGGAGCCACGCGGCTCCATCGATTCACGTAAGAGATAAGAATCACAGTAAATTTAAAGGGTAGTAGCATGTAAAACTTTCTGAATGTTGTATTTCTGCATTATAAATAACTTGTTTAACTCAAGCATTCACATTTTGGAACAGAAGGAATACCATTCAAGATGCTTGTAGGCAAAAATGCAAGTACACGTTTAAATCAAGGCTaaggcccagcagcagcactggtaCCACAGTGGTGACTACCTGTGTTAGAGATGTACATCCCTCCATGTTCGGGCAAGCTGGTGGTTTCTTCCAGTATTTATTCAGAATTCTTTtatctgcttgtttttcttttcttttttttttccctaaaccaTTTTGGCCAGTTATCTAGTGTTCAAATGCAGTTGctatttcagagcaaaagatCTAAGTCTCTTCTCTAAAATTTAGAGGAACAGTTAGAaaactgttgcatttttttcctgcaatgcactgtttcaaaatactgacttaagtatttcttttgctttggttttaaaaGAGAAGTGAGTTGCAAATGTGTAAAAATCGCTCCTCCTCCCCTTAATCCCCCCCCAATTCTTAAGCATAATTTAGAAAAGGAATGGAATCTCAGCTCTGAGCACATATTACCCCAGATCCCTGGAAATATTAGGATTTAACATAAACATCGACAACCTTGAAACTCTAGCAGCAATAAAGCATCCTACCATTGACTTTTTGGACGGGGTAATATGGTACAAGTAAGTTAAATTTCAAGTCTTGGAAACTTTAAGTCCCACAAGCATAGCCAACATTAAGAATGTAAGCATTCATTTCAGAGTGCAGCGTCAAGATGCTTGTCAGCTATTCAGTTTAAGTGCCGTAGATATTTCTACTCCAATCTAGTGGTTCTGGAAGTTTCAGGAGTCAAGTTCTTCTGGCTTTCTGTGGTTTTCAAGTATGCTTCTGAGCTTCTGCTATCTTTCTGATTAGGAAAAGCTTGTCACGACTCTCCTggaaagagagaataaaaaatacaccttttagataaacagaagaaggaatgaCAAATAATATCTACACAGCTCATTTCTTTATTAGAAATATAGTGGTGCACTCACTACATGCTAAGATGATCAGCGGCTCCCCACACTATCATCAGTCGCCTAAACAATTTTAAGTTTATAATGGTCTGGACTTCATTCACCTCATGTTAGGTCATGTTAACAGTTCTGTATTGGGCCTAGTAAAAACATCTGATACACATCTAAAACTTCAAAACTACTGCCAAGATAGCAGTTACGAGATAGGAAGTCCTTCACAAAGCAGTAAGAATGTTGCTCCTAAATCACTTACTCTTCAACAGCTCTGCTCAACCCACTGGTTTTCTTACAATGCTATGTTTatatgcaatattaaaaaaaaatacactaaaagAGGAGCTACCTCCTAGAAAGCTTTGAAAGCCTTACTATCAAGGCTAGATTTTGGCTTGAGCAGAGTTTCTCAGAACATGTCAAATAAACGCCATCAAACCAATGCATGATAGCAGGCTCTGATGGCCTGTAAATAAGCAGATCTGCATTGGCAACTTTTTCCAAAAGATCCATTAGTGGTGACTTGCTCCATCTCTTGCTGCATGTACAGTATCTGTTGCAGGCAATGCTGGGACCTGCACTCAGGAAACAGAGATGGAGTTTGTGTAAAACGGTCGAGGGGACAGAAGGCATGAGCTTCAGGCCCTACTTTGGCAGGATCAAACAAACACATAGGAAGCAAGACAGTGGTTTAAGAACAGGGGCACCACACCACAGAGGCACACCCTGTCCCAAACGTGTGTGGGTTGATATAACTGGGCCttgctgcagttgctgctgATACCTAAGTAACCAACCAGACTGAAGAATGCTTTGTGCTTGGGATTCTTCCCGTATAACTTGTAAGACTTTCTTCATTGCCTGTCCAAACATCAAATAATTGGAAGACTAAGAAAGTTGCTGTTCCTCTGCACGCTTGATCATTGAGgcaacacacaaagaaaaatcgAAGCAGTGCAAAGAGAAGTCACATGTCAAATCTTACCATAACCAGTTGTTCCCTCAGCTGGTCAACAACTCGTTTGTGTGCTCCAGCCAAGGCAATGAAATACAACATAACGAGGCTGCAAACAGCAAACCAGCATTACATGTTAGCATCATACAAAACACAGAATTAGTCACAAAAAGGCTGTTACAGACCAGAATAATTGTCATTTTGGGCATTCACTTCAGATAGAAGAGAAGCTACTAGGGGGTTGGACCCGGGGGTAGGGGAGGAAGCAACGTATAGCATGGAAAGACAGGGCATAGCCATGACTGAAAGCATCTACTGAGACGTTTGTGCTAACAGCAGGGAGAGACAGAGTGCTAGAGGTTGCAGAGGCAGGACATTCTGCAGATGTTACA contains:
- the COQ7 gene encoding 5-demethoxyubiquinone hydroxylase, mitochondrial, with amino-acid sequence MAAAAAPVLRRPLGWCRPLCGGAGRSGGWRPPVRGASAGPSGTRVASDGINKAVVERIIRVDHAGEYGANRIYAGQMAVLGRSAVGPVIQQMWNQEKDHLKKFNELMVAYRVRPTVLLPIWNVAGFVLGAGSALLGKKSAMACTVAVEESISDHYNNQIRTLMEEDPEKYRELLQIIKQFRDDEREHHDIGLEHNAESAPAYSVLKIAIQLGCKAAIFLSERI